From the genome of Venturia canescens isolate UGA chromosome 11, ASM1945775v1, whole genome shotgun sequence:
AAATTGTTGCCCTCTTTATCGCTATTAACAGTGTAAATAATTGGTCATCGATATACGAagttttaggaaaaaaaaataacgaatgaaatgcatgaaaatgaaaattttcgatagtTATTATTCACTGTGGTTGCTTCGTGATCGTTATTTTAACATAATTCTTTTGATTGGTACACGACTGACGATCGAGATTTCAACGGGTGTTGTACACTTGAGTTGTATCAAAAGGGGGAGGAAATCAAACGAACTGGTTGGAGGATCGAATATTTGAGTTGGTTTGTTTAGTGGatgagaaaaattcgttgaaaagtCACGAGGAAAGGAGGGATCTTGGGCTCCAACGATTGACTTTTTCTCTCGTCACGTTCCTGTGCTTAAACTGTTAAAATAGCTGAAGGcgacaatttcgaaaatctcaTGGTTTTAATAATGCCAAGGAGGAGTACAAAAAGGGGGTGGAGGGAGGTGAAAATGCCCTTGAGTCCTGAGGATAGAAACGGGGAAAAGGTCACTCCCTGGTGCGGCGCGGAAATCGATGGGAGTTTTTGGTCGTGatgaaaactgtggaaaatTCAGAGAAAAACTGATAAAAATGCGATGTGGGAAAAAAGCCGCTGGAAAAAACAAGGGAAAATCGTACTTTCGACACTTTTATGCCGAAAAAAGTATCTTTTTGGAGGAGGATAAAATTACTCGCGTTTGagtttgttgagaaaaaaaaaaagaaaaaacaaaactttcACGTCTCTTTCTCGTCTTAGTCACTCTTaatcattaattatttattattttattctgttatttattctttattcataattaatattatttttaataataattcttaCGAACGAGATATTCTTAAGCGTTTACTGCTGCGATCAGGGATTTCTGTCGGTACAATTTCAATTTGttgatcgtatttttttcttctcttgagggagatttaaaaaatcgggCAAAATAAATGATTCGTCGCATGTTTATTGTTTCTTCTCATTTCGTGTTTGTTccttttgttgttgttgttgttgttgttgttgtttttttattatcgtttATTTACAGCTTTGTGACAGAGTATCctggaaaaatcgattcaaagtggcgaaacagtttttttctctcactttttgTGATTCGTTTGTCGAGGGCTTTCGCGTTATCGGTTCACCCGAAACGATACACGATCGGTAATGACGaaagaaaagtggaaaaaatcaatggaatttttaaattgtttttttcaaaaattttttgttcccaCTGGGACTCGTAAATttggaaaagaagaaaaaaacggaaaatcaAAAGGGAGAACGACGATTCGTTGGCGCCACTTTAAAACGGGTTTTTCCATTGTTCTGTTTCTCTCAATTTAGCTTGACAGCGCGATGACGATGATGCAAAAAAGGGTCAAAGTCGGAAAAATTTAGTAAGAAAAGCCATTTCGGTaggtttttttctcgatatttctaaaaaaaaagctctttGTTAAATATTCTCGTGCCTCTATTCGTTCTTGATCGAGGCGCGGCGAACACACACGtgcgaaaattcaaataaaaaaaatattgaaaatgttcgCTCTCGGACGTTTCAGTTTTGATGACGTTATtgagtttcaaaaattctttgcGTTCCAATTGAAGCATTCGCGAGAACGAAAGAGACGATTTTATTAGATGATTTCTTCGCACAGATATGTGACGTCCTCTACGCACACGAAAAATCGGCACTCTTCTCTACCGTTTTTGCTAACGAAATAATTAAGATTACGAGGATTGTATTGGGGTGGGAGggattttaataattaataataaaaaataatgaaaattgaaaatcgttaCAATCGCATCTTTGGCTCCCCCGGCTTTATGTTTGTGTTCGTtagtgtgtgtttttttcttcattttcttcaactttttcacTCAGTAGttactctctttttctcgtttttttatcgatcgttGATTTATATCTTCTTATgttattcttttcctcttctttcttcACTCTTCTGGCTTATCCTTCTCCTCGTCTTTCACGGAGAACTAATAATGGTCGGCGTTGTCTTGAACGCTGAAACGataaaacgaaggaaaaatcagtcaaaatttccatcacaaatcgaaatgaataaaaactaAACATTCTCTTGACaacgatcgaatgaaaataacaaTACAAATCTTTTCGTGatacagaaattttttcaagacagttgcacatgaaaaataaatgacgaatTGACCCCGAGCCCCCACCAGTTTTTCCAGACaaatttccatttcaaaattcaataaaattctatTGAAACGATCGAACGATTGAGTTTTTCGGGTTTAAATGACCGGCTGGTACTGGCTCAGAGTCCGAGAGAACGCGAACTTGgggaaaaattataaaaatttgaataaaatttgcaaTTTATACTTTAGAGttgaaatgacaaaatatcaataatgaaaatataaaaattcaggagatttttatcatttgttcATGTCTTAAAACTAAAGTGACAttttcaagcatatttttcgaacagcagcagcagcaggatTTTGAAAACAGGCTTGATGACGTGGTTAGAGTTAATCCTTATAAAAGCAGAGAGATCTTTGGCCGGGACGGTGCGGCGAGGTTGGAATGACGATATTAAGCACCTTTGTAGGATGATTAGTGATTCCTTGTTTCATTATTGGTAGAACAACAAAATCACTAGTCTTCCATACAACGGGGCTCGAAagcatttcttttcttttcgtgtTTTGTTCGTTCGTTATTTTCCCCACTCCAGGCGAGCTTTTTCTTGACATTTGCCATAGTTTTCCCCCGATCTTGGTTCCCTCGACGATTTTCCTCCACCTTTTGGCCCTCGGGACAACCGGTTTAAGCGCTCACCGACGATTATGCGTTTTTTCAGtgtttttattacaaaattgttaattaCAATTCACATTTCTTGGTTACAATTATTTCAGTCACGATTATGCGAGCAGGTTATCCAAGTTCCTTTGAGCTTACAAAATTACAAagacgtttttcatttttcattggatttttcaaagtcaagCATTCCCCTTCGAAACTGACATTCATTTCTCACTCCTTTTCGTATCACTTTGCGTgtgattattaaaaatttcttgGAAACTCAGTCTAAACGATATtttcaagaagaaaaatattgaaaattcgatttttcgagttATTACCATTAATTAGTTTGCAATTGGGCTGTTATTTACCATTTTCAACGTGCCTTAACGTCAAAACGATGCAGAAGCGTTAATTACATCGAAATGCACAGTTTCGATGGAGTAAACGAACGTGAATGAAGCACAATTTGTTAATGATGAACAAACGacgatcgtttttttgcattattttgtTGTAAGCCATGATTCGAGATTGTCAAcattcatattattaaaataACTAACAATTATatgatatttataaataatgaagtaaaaatgaaataaacgcACAATTACCTTTGTTGCAACAGGTACTGAGCCATTTGTATTTGATTCGGAATACCGGTTATCGTAATAATGCGATCATTGCTACCGGGCAGAGCTTCGTCTATGGTTATTCCAGCCCCGCTGTCCGATCGGATTTTTCGAATCCTCGCGCCTCCCTTGCCGATTATTGCTCCGGCGtactgaaatatttaaaaaaaactcgaatgaGTATCGATCCCATTTCtacggaggaaaaaaagcgtttCGTCGATCAATTCTTTCTGCGTCGAGGaacgaaaaagatttttttttttttttccatttattttgaccaaatcgaaaaattggattttttttgtatcttttTGCTAAgcatcgtgaaaaatttctcgacAAATGATGTTTTGGGagggaacgaagaaaaaatgttctcgttCCCCAATGAATTCGAGAATGGCGAAAAGCAGAAAGGATCCTCcgcaaaaaaacgaagacaGTGAAGCGTCGATGCTCATTTGAAATAGCGCAGCCACGCTGATTGTACCTCTTTGGGAATGGTGACTTGAGTGCTCGTTTTGTTACCGCCGCCGCCTCCACCGCCTCCGCCTCCCATGTTGCCCTGATTTCCCTGATTGTTTCCACCGAGAGGCGGTCCTCCCATTCCCGAGTTTCCGCCGCCGAGGCCGTTCGGTGCGTTTCCTTGCATTCCCCATCCGTTATCtgaggaaaaaaggaacgagAATTACAAATCGTTTCGACGATCGTTCAAAGCTGTGTTTCGAGttgaaagtattgaaaaaaagttgcaatAAAAATGACCCAGCGAGACACTTAAGGTCcgaaaacaaaaatccaaACTTCGAGCACCAAAAGACTGCAAAACGAACTTGAAATTCCAAAATGGAATGAGAAGCAAAgattaataaaaatcgaacGTTTCGACCAAaggaacaatgaaaaatggacgaaacttgagaaaaattattcgaaatccGGAATTTAACGACAGCGCGCTCGGAAAAACTTTTCGAAGCAATCGAACGAAGAGAATGACAAAAAAGCGTcagggttcaatatgtcaaataaactaattgtagaacggtcgatatttcgaaattttgaaagttgtgatatcagatCGGAgcaaaataagtaattcgaaattcttttttctcattgactATTTAACAGATTACGTGGATAATCGAATGTTCCTTCTTCGAATTCGTATTCAGTCGAAAATacatatttcaatagttttcatttcgaatgcaattttaacagagcatccgaatgtcaaaagttcatattttcgaattcaaaatggagagtaattgttttacagacagaccagaatatagaggagcagaaaatcgaaagtgaatttttcgagcctataaaacttaatatgcagaatagcgatagctcgaaaaggcgaaagtctaAGTGGCGatgtttaaggaagttgaagcgatatatatagggcaacatacgaaaaatacattagattttattattccaaaataatgaattgaaaattaacgTGAATATTCTTgaatagcgcttaattatgtgtgaaaaatttgaagaggtttcaccgcctagtaatcgagatattcattgtcgaaaatgacaaggttaaacatgggctcttacggaagctttcaaaaaattgcaaacttcaacaataaatatctcaatttcacgaaggtgaatcatcggcatatcccgccagaagtttaatactgtcttaagctttctgttttaaaaattttaatgtgtaaagttggaaaatagttttaacataagatacgcttcaacctccttaaaattggagatcaccggtctgagtaagtgagtgagtgagacccgtgtatttggagctccactgcatttctttattttgatcgatcgccTTTcgaacgtttcgctattttgactgttcgactttttggtgtttcagtatttcaacctcagtaatattcggtctttcgttattatattttcaaaaattgtgaattttcacagtatcgctggctgtagtaatttatgaatcgaaagagtgatagtcgaattttcgagaaatcgatatttcagtaatcgtcctatgggcgattgttacattttattttcgatataaacgtgcttcgaaccttgcagtttctgctttatttattttcggcaatgaaagctctagtcgaatctatccgtctccatattatcattcgaagtttataaactcgagattttagctgttctcgaaattttagtcattccaacatttgatccccacccacGATATTTCAGTCGTcgttctatgggcgattgttacattccaTATTCGATGTGagcgtgcttcgaaccttgaagtttctactttatttattttcgacattcaaaaTCATTCGAAGTTAAGAAACTCGAGATTTGAGCCTTTTGAGTCCTAACATTTAATCCCCAGGCCAAAAAAGTGGCCTCCGAAGAAGAAATAACGAAGAATTCGAACCGTTGTAATTTCCGCCTCCGTAAGGTGGTGGTCCGCCGCGATTTCCGGTGTAGccgccaccgccgccgccgccgccgccgcctcgTCCGCCGTCGTAATTTCCGCCTCCTccaccgccgccgccaccGTTTCCTCCTCGCGCGTTGCCGCCTCCGTATCCGCGGTCCGGAGGTCCGGACATTccgccaccgccgccgccgcctccGCCGCGGGGTCCGCCTCTCGGAGGGGGTGGGAAAGCTCTGTTCATGTCCGGTGGTCCACCGCCTCGGGTGTCACGACGCGGCATGCCGCCGCCTCCACCGccgccaccgccgccgccgccgccaccgccTCCGGCGTTCCCACCGCGGCCTCCGGGTCCCCCAAATCCACCGGGTTTTCCTTGGCCCTCGCCGCTTCCGTAGCCGCCGTATTCGTCGGCGTAATAATCGTCGTAGTTGTGAGGATCGTAGGGGTTGTTGACTCCTTTAAGGGGCGACTGTTGATGAGAAAAAGTGTTGGGATTATTCTGTTTTTCactggagtgaaaaaaaaaaaaacactgaaaatggaaaaattgttttcttctttCGGCAATTGCGGCGAAACGACGGCACGTAGGGCAAAAGGCCACGGGACCAATTTTGCAGAGCGGAAAATTCTGCAGGAAAAAGGTCCTGGAGACATTTTTCTAACTCCAGTATTTTGGCCCTGAGAGACCGACGAAAAACGGGGCTCGCGGGACGCCGGATTCTGCGAAACGGATGACATTCGATGAACTCTCCGGACCAAAGTACTGCAGTTGGAGAAACGCGGCCGGGGACTTTATtgcagatttttttctcctctcgatAATTGGTCCTCTGGACTTTCGCCCTATCGTCAACGGTTCCCGCTCCACGTGGCGTCGAAGCTTCCACATCCTCAGAATCCTCCAACTAACCGTTTTTATGGTGGCGACCAATTCCCTGATGCATTCCATGCAAGTTGCTGGTTTGCCGCAGATGCTGATGACGCGATCGGTGCTGTGGGGACAGCAGTTCGAGTAGATCTTGATTCTGGCCCCAGTTTTCTGTAAGCatcgagaaaaacgaaaagtttAGACAAATTGtgccattttttcattgcaaaTAAACAATTATTTGTTGACCACAATCTTGGGGTGTCTCGACCTTCGTAAAGGATTCGAATTCCAAGTACCAAAAGTCCCATCGGGTCTCCGCGACCCTTTCGAATATTCCTTTCTCaaaatcaactgaaaatcTCATCAAATTCGAACagatttcaatttcgatttgcaaagtgagaattaAATCCAAAAGCGGACATAAGTACATGATTTCGGGGTCAAATTTCCTGCCCAATCGCATAGTCGCGATCGAAATTACCGTCGACGATAAACTGACGGGGAAAatccatttgaaaaaaacgatccaacaattttttcgttcctcatAAAAAAACCTTGTttcctttgaattttttccttttgcaGCACCatttaaaaatgagaattcgGAGGACTGAATAGTCTGGAGACGTAAAAGTAAATTTCTGTGGAAATATTCGTACGGTAAGAGCGTTGACGATATTGTGTGCAAATGAAGTAAAAGAAGGTCGTTATCGAGCACATCGATGATTGCGGGCCTCGTACGAGTGggtttcgatgaattttcatgaaaaaatgcgaaTGCTGACTCCCCCCGAGGAGGAGCGATTGAACCGAAGTCAAAAGATCGCTGGAATGACGATCCATTCGCGAACGGTCACCAGTTCCGAAtggtcgtgaaaaaaaatcactggaAAAGAGGCTTCGAATAGTCGAGCGAGTTTCGGAGCAACGAAACATCGGGAATAATTTTTGAGCCTTAAAAACTCGAGTTTTCAGACGAAAGTGACAAATCAAACGTCAATTTTAAGCTGAacagtgaatttttcgtttttttgacaaatcgaagaacgaaaattttcgtcaaagATTGcagtgaaaattggaaaaaccatTGAAACACTTGGCAAGgagac
Proteins encoded in this window:
- the HnRNP-K gene encoding heterogeneous nuclear ribonucleoprotein K isoform X1; protein product: MKREADANAMAGGPQSPHKRYRQGDDELRLLIPSKVAGSIIGKGGQNITKLRSQYKASIIVPDCPGPERVLTISSDLDTVLQVVNKVVPNLEENGSKHGSDEIDVRMLVHQSQAGCIIGKGGLKIKELREKTGARIKIYSNCCPHSTDRVISICGKPATCMECIRELVATIKTSPLKGVNNPYDPHNYDDYYADEYGGYGSGEGQGKPGGFGGPGGRGGNAGGGGGGGGGGGGGGGGMPRRDTRGGGPPDMNRAFPPPPRGGPRGGGGGGGGGMSGPPDRGYGGGNARGGNGGGGGGGGGNYDGGRGGGGGGGGGGYTGNRGGPPPYGGGNYNDNGWGMQGNAPNGLGGGNSGMGGPPLGGNNQGNQGNMGGGGGGGGGGNKTSTQVTIPKEYAGAIIGKGGARIRKIRSDSGAGITIDEALPGSNDRIITITGIPNQIQMAQYLLQQSVQDNADHY
- the HnRNP-K gene encoding heterogeneous nuclear ribonucleoprotein K isoform X2 translates to MKREADANAMAGGPQSPHKRYRQGDDELRLLIPSKVAGSIIGKGGQNITKLRSQYKASIIVPDCPGPERVLTISSDLDTVLQVVNKVVPNLEENGSKHGSDEIDVRMLVHQSQAGCIIGKGGLKIKELREKTGARIKIYSNCCPHSTDRVISICGKPATCMECIRELVATIKTSPLKGVNNPYDPHNYDDYYADEYGGYGSGEGQGKPGGFGGPGGRGGNAGGGGGGGGGGGGGGGGMPRRDTRGGGPPDMNRAFPPPPRGGPRGGGGGGGGGMSGPPDRGYGGGNARGGNGGGGGGGGGNYDGGRGGGGGGGGGGYTGNRGGPPPYGGGNYNDNGWGMQGNAPNGLGGGNSGMGGPPLGGNNQGNQGNMGGGGGGGGGGNKTSTQVTIPKEYAGAIIGKGGARIRKIRSDSGAGITIDEALPGSNDRIITITGIPNQIQMAQYLLQQR